Below is a window of Rattus rattus isolate New Zealand chromosome X, Rrattus_CSIRO_v1, whole genome shotgun sequence DNA.
AGCAACTAAATGGCGTTTGTAGCATTTTATCATACAGTAGGTTCCGTCCATTCACTATACTTTTCTAACAAGTTGTCCTACATGCGagtacatgtttttaatgttttctgtcttctgtactGTCCCTGTAagtttgctattaaaatacattaaactataaaaaaaaataaaattatttttaaataactcaaTTAGTGTTACCCATATGCATATTGGTGTGTGGACATCCACTGAAGCATGGGCAACCGACCAGTGGCAACATccccaaagaaaaatgactttctcTTCCTTAGAAGTCATCAACTGACAGCTATGTGTCTTGTGGGTCCTTCCTTTAACTGTGCTGGAATTTTTGAATGGCTACATCTTGTGCTGGTCTTGTGTAGTAATTAATCACAGTTGCTGTGATTTCATGAGTGCAATGGCCATAATAGCATTTCATAGcactcttcctcatcttctggctctcatttttctacaatgtttcctgagctttgTAGTGGAGGGTTCAAGTAGATGTTTTACTACTGGCTGAACACTCACAGCCACTTATTCTCATAACTCTGACCAATTAAGAACCTCTGTATTAACCTCTGCCCACTGTAGAAAAAAGCTTCCCTTATCAAGACTGAGAGCAGCACAAATGTATTAGCACAGCCATAAATATTTAGGAGGTAGCATGACAACCTgatcatttagcaaaacaataataGCACCCCTTTAAGGACCATAACCTCCCCAGTCATAgggctttgaatattttttatagtaCTAGGTATGAATTCTCTCCCTGTGGAGCAGGTCTTAAATCTAGTGAGAAAGTTGTTGGTTACTCCTATAACAGTCATGTTGCTATTGCACCAGTAGGCACATCTTACCTGGCAGGTTGACATTGTAGAATGCAGGGTCCAGTGCTAAGTAAGATCATAGATCACTGATGCCCTTTTTTTCCCGAATGGCCTGCATAGCATCTTCGAGTAGTATAAGAGCTAGCCAGTAAGGAGGAGTTTACTGGTCAGTTCCAGATTGATTTCATTTGGCCTTGCAACTAAGGTGTGTGGTGTTCTCATCAATAAGGCCTTGCCATCTAGTTCTGGTGTGAAACTAAAAGTAATGGTAATGGCCTGGGTAGTTTTAGGGGCCTctggagattttcatttaataaacgtttaaataaacatttaataaatattttttaaaaattcatttcatttaatGTCTTAGACAGGTAttgtggcacacacttttaatctcaacaTCCAGAAGgtaaagcaggcagatctctgagagtttgaggcagtctacaaagcaagtttccaGGATAGCCACCGCTGTTACACAGacaaaccccatctcaaaaaaccaaaatcaatcaataaataaaccaTGTCTTATGGGAACAACATTATCCACCGATACATGGTTCAACATCCTTTAAAACATTGTAGCTCTGAATTAGCTTACAAACCACTCATGGTTTCCCTGAGACCTTTTCATTCTCACTTATCCTTCTCATCTCTTCTACCTCCCCACTTGTTTTCTTTACAACAAAATGTGGTTCTTGTACCTACCACCAGATCAGGAATGCTGACCACTCAAAGGCCAACTTTCCCCCGCCTCTACTCTTTCCCCCCTTATTATGGAACATTCTTGAGTGACTCCTTCTCCCTACCCAGATACACTCTCTCCCTCACAAACTCACTTTGTttttcatgacattttaaaaacttatgtcttgatttcttctttgagtcATTTGGTAATGaggtgtttcatttgtttgtttttgtgacccACTGAAGTTATTAGGATTACTTGCATGAAGTTGTTTAGAGGAACATAGACAATTTACTAATGGCTACATCACTAAAGGAAATAATTCATCTTCTCCCAACAACCATTAACTGCCAATAGCTCATCAGAGGAACAGGGCCTCATAAACCTCTCCCTTATGCTAGGAACCTTCTGATTTTGGCAGTTAATCAGAAGACAGATTTTGAGACAATGAGATCCCTTCAAAGACCTATCCACAATGGCCTGCTTCTACCAGTACCCTACCTCCTACAATATCCCAGTAATATTATCATACTATGGATCCATCACTGAGGTTAATTCATTGCTTAGGTCAGAATTCTTATGATCAAATCAACtaacttttaatgattgcttctccCAGTTGGGCAATGAAGTTTCAACACAGGAACCTTTGGTTTCATTTGCAGCCTAAAACATCAGCAGAGAAACAGCTGAAAAACCTGGGCTTGGGGTCTAAGGATCAGTCTTCTGAAgcataagaaaatgttttcattttgttttttgagaccatCTACCATACAGCCCTAATTAATTTTGgtattcattatgtagcccaggctagcctcagtcttcctgcctcagcatcccagtcCTGAGAGTTTAAGCATGTTCTATTATGTGTGGAGTGAAGAACTTGACCTATGGCTTTAATTAGAGCCTGATACGTGTTGGAGACTTTCCAAAAGGCCTCTTGAAGTTGTGTGTAGATTCCATGGGGCTAAGTTCATATGACTTCAAGAATCAAGTTGAGCATATCAGCCAACTTTTCAGGTCAGGTCAGGGAGTGACCAGGACAATGTTAGATGACTAGTTGTCTCAAAGGGGTAGAGCCcagatgcattttctttttcaacagaGTGTATCCTGAAAATTTTATATACTGTTCACACTGGGCCCTGGGATCAACCTCAATTCTCCAACTGCCTTCTACATGATGAACTGGACTGTAAATCCCAAGTGGTTATGGGAAGGCCAACTGTCTACATggtatgtttgcgtgtgtgtgtgtgtgtgtgtgtgtgtgtgtgtgtgtgtgtgtgtgtgtatggtgtttgtgtgtgtgcacatgattttttttagtgCTTTAGATTCCCCCTTGCAAGTTCCTATAGAGACTTTCCTGAAAGGCCATAGAACTCACTGGGAAAACCCAGGACTGACTAGTGCCATTCttccaagatttttttctctgccttAGAGATGAGGTCCAGCTTCATGGTCCATATCCAGTTGATTCTATTGGAGGAGCACATGATGGTGCATGGGTTTACCTCTGTTCCACAGTGAACCCCTTCTAGAAGGTCTCTGAACCCTGGGGCTATTTAGTGTCAGTCTTGTGGCTCTCCAAACTCTTCTGTACTAGAAATAGGACTGTTAGTTGACTGGCCAGAATCATATGGTGTGAAGGCACCCAGGGCCACTTACTGTTCCTGCTTTGCTGAGGgtattaaaaaaagatacagtaTCTTCTGTACAAGTGTTCAGTGCTACCTTTGCAAGTcgcatttttccttcctttcctacctGAGAAATAGGGGGtggtgtcttcatttcttttcctgttgctgggaGAAAATACCCTTTGAAAGGCAACTTAAAGGAAAAGGAGTTTATATTAGCTCACAATTGAACACCCCACTCCCGGTACCAATTAggcttagttagagtttctattcctgcacaaacatcatgaccaagaagcaagttggggagaaaagggtttatttagcttatactttcatgttgctgttcatcaccaaaggaagtcaggactggaactcaagcaggtcaagaagcaggagctgatgcagaggctgttacttattggcttgcttcccctggttttctcagcttgttttcttatagaacccaggactaccaacccagggatgcCACCATCCACAAGGGGCCCTTCCCCCCCTTGATCACTATCTGAGAAAATACCTTActgctggatctcatggaggcatttcctcaagggaggctcttttatctgtgataactccagcttgtgtcaagttgacacacaaaactagccagtatacacacaaacataagtggttgaaaatataacaaaaagatataaatatGAACCAAAATTAAACTTGGGAAGTTGGACTTTAGAGTAACATCACCAGAGGgattggggaattagctcagtggtagagcgcttgcctaggaagcgcaaggccctgggttcggtccccagctccgaaaaaaaagaacaaaaaaacaatcaCCAGGAATGAAGAGGTATAAATATTGAAGAAGGGTCAATTCACTAAGAAGATATACAATTTTGAAGTATATGAACCTAATGGCAGAGTGCCAAAACGCACAAATCAAAAATTATCCTATCAAGTAAAGAAATAGGCAAATGAAAAGTTATAGTTGTAGTTTCCTATGTTTCTTCCTGGGTTAGAAGAATTAGCAGACAGAATTGTGGAAAGGGCAGGACCTAGGAAGATGCCTCAGTCAATTGTGTGCCATCAAGCTTGAAGACTTCAATTTGGATTCCTGGAAACCATGTGAAAATTAAGTGTGGCAGTACCTTATTAACTTCAATGCTGAGAgtgcagagtcaggcagatccccAGAGTTcattggccagctagcctagtgAATTGATGagctctaggtttagtgagagaccctgtctcaaagaatatgTGGAGAAAGACCAAGGAAGGCTGTTGATATTTTGATCTCAGGCttccacatgtacatgtatgtgcttttgcatgcatgtgtaaacacacacatccacccacccacccacccacacacacacccatacacacacatggggagggagagtgacagagacagagcagacagggacagagaaacacagaagaacCTCTCAAATCTAATGTATACTTATAGAATATTCTACCCCAAACAGAGCaaacatttttctcaaaaaatgcATATAGATCAGTGAGATTGTCTATAACCTGGCTTGTAAATCCAACTTCAATGAATTTCAAATTGAAATTGTAGAAAGTGTGTTCTCTGTCCATGATAAAATTAAACCTGAAACCAATATCAAAGGCTGTAACAGTAAACTCTCTGAGCATTTGGAAATTAAACAATATACtgtagggctggtgagatggctcagctatgcTTGCCAGTGAGCCTAACAACCcgaatttgatccctgggacccacatggtggaagaacagAACAAACTTCTAAAACTTGTCATCTGATTTCCACAAGTGCtctgtggcatgtgcatgtgtgcactctcacacacacagtcaacaaataaaaatatataaattttaaaaagggttggagagatggctcagggttaagagaactggaggctcttccagaggacttggatacaatccctagtacccacatgtcactcaTAACCATTGGTAACTTGAATTCCAGGGAGtgtgacattctcttctggcctctgcaggcaccaggcatttaAGTGGTTTATAGAGATACATGCAGGaaataaactcataaaataaatgtaaaaaatctaatatatttgacaaagaaaaaaaaatctatgaatttACAAACATttagaatcaaacaaaaataaagatataggCCTAGCTACTTAGGATAGTGAAACAGGAGGAACCCTTGAGCTATGATAATTTAGGGCAGTTTTGGCAAAATACTAACCTCTATCTTAAAGCAACTCTGGGTTCAAATTGTTTCACTTGTtaactttgttaatttttttttaaaaaagcaacaatAATTACATATAAACTTTTCCAGATATATGCAAGATCTATGTGCTTAAAGCTATGAAACACTAGTGAAAGGCACTGAATAATTGCCATGCTCATGTGTTGAAAGACTGAAAAGAGTAAAGAGAATGGGATGTTTAGTCtctattgtcaacttgacagaacgTAGACTAACCTAGGACAGAAGCCTCTGGGAGTCTGTATGAGGGGTGTTTCTCACTGAAGGGGAACAACCCACCGTGAGTGCAGGTAGAACCATTCCACAATCTGGGTCCTAGACTGAACACAAAGGAGAAACTTTGGGCTAAAgtaaataacttctttttttaagatatcttgtcatagcaacaaaaagTCACTAATACAGGAGCCGATTCTCTCAAATTCTACAACTTTTAAAGGAATTTCAATTAATATTAGAGTATGTTTTATTcaagattcatttttaattagaaattttaatttgaaaaaatttaatttgAGAATTTATAAAGGGGCTGATGCACATTTCAGTTCTAGACCATATGTTTAATATGAGTCTAAGTTCAGTTTTCAGAATTCAAATATTAGTAAAATCGTAAATTATTAAAGGCCAAACTAACATAACTCAAACTATTCTGAAGTTGGAAGCACTCAAGGCTTGGACAACAGAgtgacattttatttcaaaataaagaggaacaacaaaacttaaaacaataaatttgGAGAAATCACTGTCCCCAGTTTTTGTGTATGtggccaatgtgtgtgtgtgtgtgtgtgtgtgtgtgtgtgtgtatgtgtactgaggactgaacctagagACTTATGCATGGGGACAAGCCCTTCACCACTTTAGCCTTGGCATTACCCAATTTTAAGGTCACTTGAAATTGAAAGGGACAGAAAGCAGATCAGTGATATTCTGGGGATGGGGTGCAAGCATGCTGAAGGGCAGAAGAAAAGGATAACAGTTGGGCACAGTAAACTTTTGTGGCTAGTGCAGAGACTCATTTTGTCTATGTAGTTGATAACAGTATATATGATAcacatatggatatatatatatatatatatatgacaactTAGTATACTTTAAATATGATCAGACTAATTGTAAAAAGCAACAATAttgctttaaaattctttctaagatagacatggtggcacacattttgtaatcttagcacctgggaaatggaggcaggagacttagggttcaaggccagcctcgctTACAAGGCTCAAaatcaacctgagctacatggagagaaactttatctcaaaaaaggagtgaaggaagagaaggaggaagagaaagtagcagcagcagcaagtaaAATGGCTTAGCCAATAAAGGTGCCACTTGAATTCAATTCCTTCAACCCACGAGTTccataagttgttctctgattgatttacacacacacacacacacacacacacacacacacacacacacacacacacacacacacacacacacaaagaaagaaaggaagaggagagaggggagagggagggaaagagggaggcagagagagagagactaagtgtaaaagtaaaaggatggaaagaaaatTCTTTGTAATGTGATGCATTTATTTGTATAGCCACTAGGTGGCAGTTAAAACCACAGTTTGTACTCCAGTGTTTGAATAACATCTGGTAATATTTTAGTTTGTAAAATAACACATGAAGAGTCACACAATCATTATAAATTATCACTAAGTTTCTATGCGTTGATTTTTTGGAAGCCTTATGTACAGCAAGTATGGAATGCAAAAAAAGAATGGACATTGTCTCATTTCAAGCCCCAGAGCAATTGATCAGGATGATTGATAGTTGAACTCCTTTTCTACaggattgtttttaatagaagGCCTAGAGTATGTTGTCAAAACGACTTGTCATTCTCTGGTGAGAATATTCaacctttaaaaaattgtaaataaaggAATCCAGAGATGGAGTTCATGGTTACCATATGTTCTTCATTAATATGCCATGCCTTAGGTTTATTCCCCAGTGCCCAATCAAAAGTGTAAATTAAAGCAGTTTAACCATGCTATAATATCACTGCctcattaaaaaaacaagatTGAAAGTTCATTGATTTCTCTCCCTTAATTCTCCAGTTGTCTTCAAAGCTTTTTCTTCTGACAGCAAGGAAGAGCTGCAGTTTACCCTGCGTAGGAATATGGAGCAATTCCTTTGACCCCAAGACCTGTtatctgttgaaaaaaaaattagtgaaactgataaattataaaataactaaGTAAATCACTGTGCATGCTTGCTTATTGGAGCAGAATGGTTCAAGCAGTCATTCAAATACATTCTGGTCCAATGAGCAAGGATGCACATTGATAGAGAACAACTTATTTCGATCATTTTCTCATCTGCCAAGAAAGGTATTACTATTTTtcaaaaaggatttatttattcattttattggtatgagtacactgttattACTGTCTTCAgataaaccagaagagggcatcagatcccgttacagatggttgtgagccaccatgtggttgctggcaattgaactcaggacctctggaagaacagtcagtgctcttaaccactgagccatctctccagtcctatacTCTTTTTTGAAAGAAAGTACTGTGTTATATGTCTCTAGGTAGCTTTGAGCTCACCATCTTTATGCTTCAGATGgtcaagggctgagattacagaggTCCATCACCAAAGCCAGTATTTCCACACGTGTTTTCAAACTTGTAATGTGTATGTTTCTTTAAATCAGTGTTTGTTCTGTCACAAAAATTGTTAAAAACCTACACATCTCTTTAGGACATCAAAACATTCAGATGATGTTACAAATAATattgaaacatgaaaatattttaaaataccggAAATAGGTAAGACACACCATCTTGAACTTTATATAATGTATGTTCGAGAAAACTGAAAGAATTAAGTCTAGTGTGACTAGCTTATCATGATAAATGGAAATAGGTTTGGGATGTTTGAAAAAGCACCAATCAATTATTTTTAACAGAATACCTGCCATAATGcaccccttccacacacacaggaaaaaagacCATCTCACCTTGAAAATGTTACCAGCATCAGGCTGCCTCAAAAGACCTTCGGCGCTCATCCCATCCCTGGCACATGTCACGTACATTTCAGAGTAATCCTTCCCTCCAAAGCAGCATGAAGTTGTTTTATCAACAGGCAACTTCACAGTTTGCAGTCTTTTCCCTAGGTCACCAAATACATTATTAAACATTTAGTTCTAGAAATTTCCAACATACACTATGCATCTGGACCATTCATGGATGATAGGGATGGTCTAAGAGACTGCGGAGGTTCCTTGAAGGGAGTCAATATAGGCTGAACCCAACATGGCTTAGTATTCACTATGTCGCCCAGGTTGCCCGAAACTCACCACCCTTTAGTTTTAGCTTCCTTACACTTAGGTTTATAAGCTACCATATTATCTGGCTCCTATCCATGTATTTAACTTTTAATGTGCCTTTTCTGAGAATTGAGTTTCCACAGGAAAAGACGTTTTGACTATAAATTTGGAGTTGtagcttttgcttttatttccaaaaTCATTCAGTTAAGACCATTAATATGACTCTAATAGTATTAGTAATGGTGTCTAGCACTGGTCTTTTCTGGAGTGGGTGCGACATTCTATTTTGCTACCAGCATACCTGTCTCAGGATCTAGGCGAATTACTCTTCCTCCATTGTAACAGGCCACCCAAAGCTTCCCCTCAGCATCAATGCACATTCCATCTGGGATTTGTTCATCTTTTTCCATCTTGTAAACAGTTCTGCGGTTGGCTAtggttgaaaaacaaaaccaaaatatgaCCAAACAATGTCGCACAATGCTGACAAACAGTGTGCTCTCAAGCTGGTTATAAATACTGATCACTTAGCAAAGGATTTTAAATACATGATTTGGGATAGATTCACTCCCTTTTGTCTTTATAAAgatataaatgctttcttttcccttttcttctttcttctttctttttccttttctttcttctttctttttcttccttccttccttctctctctctctctctctctctctctctctctctctctctctctctttctttctttcttttttgcagttCTGAGGATAGAATTCAGAACCTTATGTATGCTAGACAACTCCTCTACTACTAAGCCAAATAAAGCTGATACTACATCCAAGGCTGTAGTATTCATTGGGTAGcccaagctgtcttcagactctttttttttttttcagagccgaggaccgaacccagggccttgcacttgctaggcaagcgctctaccactgagctaaatccccaacccatgtctTCAGACTCTTaaagtaatcctcctgcttcagtgttAGGATTAGTCTTGAAGGATCAGCCACCATAGAGTCTATAGGTAGTTCTCTGAGGCCAACCTCAAGTAAGGCTTGGCAAACCCATCTCAGACATTTGTCAGTCTGGGATTAGATCACTTAGTTCCCCAAACTCATACTTTGACCAAGTCTAACATCTATAAGGCAGCTAAATGGTACTATATGAACAATGCATGCAAAAAACCTTGGGAGACATATTCTTTGTCTTACTTTCTACCAAAATCAAgaaaaagtattgaaagagcttgCTTCTTAAAAAGGGCATTCTAAAATCCACAGGGTGTTTGAAGATGATTCATAGTATCCAAACAATGACCATCCAAAGGGAGGGAGTGCGGGAATTGCATCTCAGTGCACGTATAAAGAAAttagtttgatcctcagcacctcAGGAAACAGTGCAGAGGAGCAGCCAGCTACAAAATTCAGGGCATTCCAGCAATCAGATTGAAGTATAATGGAAAAATGTTAAAGCCATGTGTAAGGAAATTGGGTAAGAATAGTCATAAAAAGGAGCACTACATAGTTCAAAGCAAAGCATCTGGACTGGAATCGTTTGCCCTTGATTAAATCTACATAaaatcctgtgatttttttcaagtcATTTTTATGATTGGTTTTGCTCTTCCTGTCTGACACTTTTCATCAAACAGTTTCAAGGTCTCCTTTCTAAATTCTTCTAAATAATTTCTTTCCTTGAAGTTTCCAGTGATGGCTCATTTTACAGAACATTGATGGAACTGAACCAACCTGGAAGCacttttctgttacttttccATTTCAAAGGTTGTTCATTTGCCCCTGAATACTTGCCTCTAGTTAACTAAAGATCAAATAAGACTCAGGAACCAAAAGTTTCAGTCTTCCCTCTTTTATCACATTCTGTTGCATATTTTGTGCCTTTTGGCACTGTCTGATAAGGCAGGATTCATTCTCTAGGGAGGCCCTTTTTAGTGATGGAGAGGAAAAGTCAAGGCCTATCTGCACTGTCTAGTGCAGATACAGCCCTAGTCTCAAATAACAGACTGGAGATGTATTGAGGACCACAGTTTCACTGGCAGCTTAGTGAAGTCTGTGCCATCATCATTATATCGGGAAGTCCTCTACTCTACAAATAATGACATTGTCACATGGCTTAAGGAgatacaaaaataagaaaaatattattatgaaaaataataaagatgttcATACAAATCTGTCCTGTTGGCAGGTCATAGTCAAAGGCATCCACAGTGTAGGACAGGCTGTCAATGTAGTAGAAGATTTTATGGTCCAGGGACCAATCCAAACCATTGGAGATATCCACTTGGTCAAAGTATTTCTTCACACTGTGATCAGGAAAAAGGGAGT
It encodes the following:
- the Rgn gene encoding regucalcin; its protein translation is MSRHTSPFPATMSSIKIECVLRENYRCGESPVWEEASKCLLFVDIPSKTVCRWDSISNQVQRVGVDAPVSSVALRQSGGYVATIGTKFCALNWEDQSVFILAMVDEDKKNNRFNDGKVDPAGRYFAGTMAEETAPAVLERHQGSLYSLFPDHSVKKYFDQVDISNGLDWSLDHKIFYYIDSLSYTVDAFDYDLPTGQISNRRTVYKMEKDEQIPDGMCIDAEGKLWVACYNGGRVIRLDPETGKRLQTVKLPVDKTTSCCFGGKDYSEMYVTCARDGMSAEGLLRQPDAGNIFKITGLGVKGIAPYSYAG